From the Nocardiopsis changdeensis genome, one window contains:
- a CDS encoding septal ring lytic transglycosylase RlpA family protein: protein MGENQPQTTPVDEDTALLDAAHGPAPVGPRVAAKRARRKRTLILAGAAGLALLVGGTATAAVVATGAGPEGATNATVVPEADPDPLVPAQEQGEPDTGAAQGAEEAVAGATQTTSAEASDIKEEPEPEPEEDTSTDNGGGGGGEPTGEGGTCEASFYGADFAGRTTANGETFDPNAMTAAHKTLPFGTMVQVTNPNNGQSVTVRINDRGPFVAGRCLDLSTAAFDQIIGTGAGVGQVQWQVVS from the coding sequence GTGGGCGAAAACCAGCCCCAGACCACACCGGTCGACGAGGACACCGCGCTCCTCGACGCCGCCCACGGACCCGCGCCCGTGGGTCCCCGGGTCGCCGCCAAGCGCGCCCGCCGCAAACGCACCCTCATCCTCGCCGGCGCCGCCGGCCTGGCCCTGCTCGTGGGCGGCACCGCGACCGCGGCCGTCGTGGCCACCGGCGCGGGCCCCGAGGGCGCCACCAACGCCACCGTGGTCCCCGAGGCCGACCCCGACCCCCTCGTCCCCGCCCAGGAGCAGGGCGAGCCGGACACCGGGGCCGCCCAGGGGGCCGAGGAGGCCGTCGCCGGGGCCACCCAGACCACCAGCGCCGAGGCCTCCGACATCAAGGAGGAGCCCGAGCCGGAGCCGGAGGAGGACACCTCCACCGACAACGGCGGCGGTGGCGGCGGCGAGCCCACCGGGGAGGGCGGCACCTGCGAGGCCTCCTTCTACGGGGCCGACTTCGCGGGCCGCACCACCGCCAACGGCGAGACCTTCGACCCCAACGCGATGACCGCCGCGCACAAGACCCTGCCCTTCGGGACCATGGTGCAGGTCACCAACCCCAACAACGGGCAGTCGGTGACCGTGCGCATCAACGACCGCGGGCCCTTCGTCGCCGGGCGCTGCCTGGACCTGTCCACGGCCGCGTTCGACCAGATCATCGGCACCGGGGCCGGCGTCGGCCAGGTGCAGTGGCAGGTCGTCTCCTAG
- a CDS encoding sirohydrochlorin chelatase produces MHRHPALLLALHGTRDPRGTAVAHSLALRVAELTRVPTRLAFADVLEPAVGRVAADSPGPLVVVPAFLAAGYHVRTDIPDQLARAGRADAVVTPALGDHPAVRDTAVRRLVRAGYRPGDAVVLGCAGTSDPRAMADLRRAADALSGRLEAPVHLAFAATAAPSVAERVAELRARGHRRVAVASWLLAPGLFQRRLERSGADVVAGPLCPDAAVAHAVAARYAGAAIPQPA; encoded by the coding sequence GTGCACCGACACCCCGCCCTGCTGCTGGCCCTGCACGGCACCCGCGACCCGCGCGGCACCGCCGTCGCCCACTCCCTGGCGCTGCGGGTGGCCGAGCTGACGCGCGTGCCCACCCGCCTGGCCTTCGCCGACGTCCTGGAGCCCGCCGTCGGCCGGGTCGCCGCCGACTCCCCGGGCCCCCTGGTGGTGGTGCCGGCGTTCCTGGCGGCGGGCTACCACGTGCGCACCGACATCCCCGACCAGCTCGCCCGCGCCGGGCGCGCCGACGCCGTCGTCACCCCCGCCCTGGGCGACCACCCGGCCGTGCGCGACACCGCGGTGCGGCGGCTGGTCCGCGCCGGGTACCGGCCCGGCGACGCCGTGGTCCTGGGCTGCGCGGGGACCTCCGACCCCCGCGCCATGGCCGACCTGCGCCGCGCCGCCGACGCCCTGTCGGGCCGCCTGGAGGCCCCGGTCCACCTCGCGTTCGCGGCCACCGCCGCGCCCTCCGTCGCCGAGCGCGTCGCCGAGCTGCGCGCCCGCGGGCACCGGCGCGTCGCGGTGGCCTCCTGGCTGCTGGCCCCCGGGCTGTTCCAGCGGCGGTTGGAACGGTCCGGGGCCGACGTGGTGGCCGGACCCCTGTGCCCGGACGCGGCCGTCGCCCACGCCGTCGCCGCCCGCTACGCCGGGGCCGCCATCCCCCAGCCCGCGTGA
- the nirD gene encoding nitrite reductase small subunit NirD, giving the protein MTAYATEAAHPAAEDTGSAWTAACPSARLRPDDGVAVLLPGGRQAALFRTRTGELYAVDNIDPFTGAAVLSRGIVGDRAGEPTVASPLLKNVFSLRTGRSLDDPDVALDTWAVHDDGTTVRIGARARTEGAT; this is encoded by the coding sequence ATGACCGCCTACGCCACCGAGGCCGCCCACCCGGCCGCCGAGGACACCGGCTCCGCCTGGACCGCCGCCTGCCCCAGCGCCCGGCTGCGCCCCGACGACGGCGTCGCCGTCCTGCTGCCCGGCGGCCGCCAGGCCGCCCTGTTCCGCACCCGCACCGGGGAGCTGTACGCCGTCGACAACATCGACCCCTTCACCGGGGCCGCCGTCCTGTCCCGCGGCATCGTCGGCGACCGCGCCGGCGAGCCCACCGTCGCCTCGCCCCTGCTCAAGAACGTCTTCTCGCTGCGCACCGGCCGCAGCCTGGACGACCCGGACGTGGCCCTGGACACCTGGGCCGTCCACGACGACGGCACCACCGTGCGCATCGGCGCCCGGGCCCGTACGGAGGGAGCCACATGA
- a CDS encoding uroporphyrinogen-III synthase, with protein sequence MTTAPPLTPGPRTPSPPTTAPLAGFTVAVTAARRADELSALLRRKGAQVIAAPALRIVPLSDDQRLAAVSDDLVRRPADVVVATTGIGFRGWVEACETWGTVDGLLDSLRASRLLARGPKAKGAIRAAGLTEEWSPPSESSAEVLDYLLQRGVQGLRVAIQLHGEPLPDFTAALRLAGADVVEIPVYRWTQPEQTGPLDRLIEAITCGGVDAVTFTSAPAAAGLLARARATGHGDALVQALRRDVLAMCVGPVTARPLMAQDIPTTWPERARIGAQVRSLAEELPARFPTLAVAGHRLRLRGHAVLVDGTVHTLSPTLMRLMRALAHRPGQVQDRTRLLTCLGEDADAHAVETAVARLRTALGDPKIIQTVVKRGYRLALDDTPGCE encoded by the coding sequence ATGACCACCGCCCCGCCGCTCACCCCCGGCCCGCGCACCCCGAGCCCGCCCACCACCGCGCCCCTGGCCGGGTTCACCGTCGCCGTCACCGCGGCCCGCCGTGCCGACGAGCTCTCCGCCCTGCTGCGCCGCAAGGGCGCCCAGGTGATCGCCGCCCCGGCGCTGCGCATCGTCCCCCTGAGCGACGACCAGCGCCTGGCCGCGGTCTCCGACGACCTGGTCCGCCGCCCCGCCGACGTCGTCGTCGCCACCACCGGCATCGGCTTCCGCGGCTGGGTGGAGGCCTGCGAGACCTGGGGCACCGTCGACGGCCTGCTGGACTCCCTGCGCGCCTCGCGCCTGCTCGCCCGCGGCCCCAAGGCCAAGGGCGCCATCCGCGCCGCCGGGCTCACCGAGGAGTGGTCCCCGCCCTCGGAGTCCTCCGCCGAGGTCCTGGACTACCTCCTGCAGCGCGGCGTCCAGGGGCTGCGCGTGGCCATCCAGCTGCACGGCGAGCCCCTGCCCGACTTCACCGCCGCCCTGCGCCTGGCCGGGGCCGACGTCGTGGAGATCCCCGTCTACCGGTGGACCCAGCCCGAGCAGACCGGCCCCCTGGACCGGCTCATCGAGGCGATCACCTGCGGGGGAGTGGACGCCGTCACCTTCACCAGCGCCCCGGCCGCCGCCGGGCTGCTCGCCCGCGCCCGCGCGACCGGCCACGGCGACGCCCTCGTCCAGGCCCTGCGCCGCGACGTGCTGGCCATGTGCGTGGGCCCGGTCACCGCCCGCCCGCTCATGGCCCAGGACATCCCCACCACCTGGCCCGAGCGCGCCCGGATCGGCGCCCAGGTGCGGTCCCTGGCCGAGGAGCTGCCCGCGCGCTTCCCGACCCTGGCCGTGGCCGGGCACCGGCTGCGCCTGCGCGGCCACGCGGTCCTGGTCGACGGCACCGTCCACACCCTCTCGCCCACCCTCATGCGGCTCATGCGCGCCCTGGCCCACCGCCCCGGCCAGGTCCAGGACCGCACCCGCCTGCTCACCTGCCTGGGGGAGGACGCCGACGCCCACGCCGTGGAGACCGCCGTGGCGCGGCTGCGCACCGCGCTGGGCGACCCCAAGATCATCCAGACGGTCGTCAAGCGCGGCTACCGGCTGGCCCTGGACGACACCCCCGGATGCGAGTGA
- a CDS encoding dual specificity protein phosphatase family protein yields the protein MPTPLVSDDVREPAWDRAMGVLTGAAAATALVGADPGLLARFLDPAPSPPARLAVLARTALDHRSPPPADPLDRAWTDVLRALVRTGAAPDRSPELEHAPVDDPRGASWRALVRTPVPEHAPHRGSFACTHLVDAVWTAYTASGDPAAMYTGALAGARWGLSAVPLQALRVLAGTVDPHTLVADTFALVRGPRADLWPHCSVLAAEPRRLPPFAVPHPLDPEVLLGNIDHLRARPETVDAVVSLCRTHPTDAPHLAPADWVRVWLHDNPSTNANLHFALDEAAAAVAALRAEGKRVLLHCWAGASRTPAVAARYAAAGLGAPVLPSLALLIRTVGGHLDNPSLARAVAHLSGHDLADPAAALFPDGIPPRRADLPEPRITG from the coding sequence ATGCCCACGCCCCTTGTGTCCGACGACGTCCGCGAACCCGCCTGGGACCGCGCCATGGGCGTCCTGACCGGGGCCGCCGCCGCAACGGCCCTGGTCGGCGCCGACCCCGGCCTGCTCGCCCGGTTCCTGGACCCGGCCCCCTCACCGCCCGCCCGCCTGGCCGTCCTGGCCCGTACCGCGCTGGACCACCGTTCCCCGCCGCCCGCCGACCCCCTGGACCGGGCCTGGACCGATGTCCTGCGCGCCCTGGTGCGCACCGGTGCCGCCCCCGACCGCTCGCCCGAGCTGGAGCACGCCCCCGTCGACGACCCCCGCGGCGCCTCCTGGCGGGCCCTGGTCCGCACGCCCGTCCCCGAGCACGCGCCCCACCGGGGCTCCTTCGCCTGCACCCACCTGGTGGACGCCGTCTGGACCGCCTACACCGCCTCCGGGGACCCGGCCGCCATGTACACCGGGGCCCTGGCCGGGGCGCGCTGGGGCCTGTCCGCCGTCCCCCTGCAGGCGCTGCGGGTCCTGGCCGGGACGGTGGACCCCCACACCCTGGTCGCCGACACCTTCGCCCTGGTCCGCGGCCCCCGCGCCGACCTGTGGCCCCACTGCAGCGTCCTGGCGGCCGAGCCGCGCCGCCTGCCGCCCTTCGCCGTCCCCCACCCCCTGGACCCCGAGGTCCTGCTGGGCAACATCGACCACCTGCGCGCCCGCCCCGAGACCGTCGACGCCGTGGTGTCGCTGTGCCGCACCCACCCCACCGACGCGCCCCACCTGGCCCCGGCCGACTGGGTCCGGGTGTGGCTGCACGACAACCCGAGCACCAACGCCAACCTGCACTTCGCCCTGGACGAGGCCGCCGCCGCGGTCGCCGCCCTGCGCGCCGAGGGCAAGCGCGTCCTGCTGCACTGCTGGGCCGGGGCCTCGCGCACCCCGGCGGTGGCCGCCCGCTACGCCGCCGCGGGGCTGGGAGCCCCCGTGCTGCCCTCCCTGGCCCTGCTCATCCGCACCGTCGGGGGGCACCTGGACAACCCCTCCCTGGCCCGCGCCGTCGCCCACCTCAGCGGCCACGACCTGGCCGACCCGGCCGCCGCCCTGTTCCCCGACGGGATCCCGCCGCGCCGCGCGGACCTGCCCGAGCCGCGCATCACCGGATGA